One region of Niallia sp. Man26 genomic DNA includes:
- the chvE gene encoding multiple monosaccharide ABC transporter substrate-binding protein, producing the protein MKKLLSVILAAVLLFALAACSGGGGGGEDEKGFVGVSMPTKSSERWISDGKYMKEEFEKKGYKVDLQYAEDVVENQVSQIENMITKGVNVLVIAAIDGEALTNVLEKAHKQEIKVIAYDRLIKKSEYVDYYATFDNFQVGVLQGSYIEEQLGLKDGEGPFNVELFGGSPDDNNAYFFFDGAMSILQPYIDSGKLVVQSGQTKFEQGATLRWDGATAQARMDNLLSAHYTKENVDAVLSPYDGISIGIIASLKGVGYGTADKPLPVVTGQDAELASVKSIIAGEQTQTVFKDTRELAKKAVEMSEAVLNGEEAEVNDTETYDNGVKVVPAYLLEPVSVDKENYQEIVIDSGYYDESELNN; encoded by the coding sequence ATGAAGAAGCTTTTATCTGTAATTTTAGCTGCTGTTTTATTGTTTGCGCTGGCTGCCTGTTCGGGGGGCGGCGGAGGCGGTGAGGATGAAAAGGGCTTTGTTGGTGTCAGCATGCCTACGAAATCATCTGAGCGCTGGATTAGTGATGGTAAGTATATGAAGGAAGAGTTTGAGAAGAAAGGCTATAAGGTTGATCTTCAATATGCAGAGGATGTTGTGGAAAACCAGGTTTCCCAGATTGAAAACATGATTACAAAGGGTGTAAATGTGCTTGTTATTGCAGCGATTGACGGCGAGGCGCTGACAAATGTTTTAGAAAAGGCGCATAAGCAGGAAATTAAAGTAATTGCCTATGACCGTTTGATTAAAAAGAGTGAGTATGTCGATTATTATGCTACATTTGATAACTTCCAGGTTGGTGTGCTGCAAGGCAGCTATATAGAAGAGCAGCTTGGCTTGAAGGATGGCGAAGGCCCATTTAATGTGGAGCTGTTTGGCGGTTCTCCTGATGATAATAATGCGTATTTCTTCTTTGATGGGGCGATGTCTATCTTACAGCCTTATATTGATTCAGGCAAGCTTGTTGTTCAAAGCGGACAGACGAAGTTTGAGCAAGGTGCAACATTAAGATGGGATGGAGCGACAGCTCAAGCACGGATGGATAACTTGTTGAGTGCTCATTATACGAAGGAAAATGTGGATGCAGTCTTATCTCCGTATGACGGGATCAGCATCGGTATTATCGCGTCCTTAAAAGGTGTCGGCTATGGTACAGCAGATAAGCCGCTGCCAGTCGTGACTGGACAGGATGCAGAATTGGCGTCTGTTAAGTCCATCATTGCAGGCGAGCAAACACAAACCGTCTTTAAGGATACGAGAGAGTTAGCGAAGAAAGCAGTTGAAATGTCAGAGGCTGTTTTGAATGGTGAAGAAGCGGAAGTCAATGATACAGAAACATATGATAATGGCGTTAAGGTTGTTCCTGCTTATCTATTAGAGCCAGTGTCAGTTGATAAGGAAAACTATCAAGAAATTGTTATCGACAGCGGCTATTATGATGAGTCTGAATTGAACAACTAA
- a CDS encoding sigma-70 family RNA polymerase sigma factor, giving the protein MDKKEVLEVWIDKYAQRLVRLAYTYVRDYLKAEDQVQEAFIKAFHSMDQLKNKEEPFSWLARIVINECKSTYRKSLREVISDFIPERKQESSEDAYLQSVKEEEIHNAVNELPKHYSLPITLFYFEELAIQEISQILNLNIGTVKSRLARGRQLLSRKIKEDGYGGKRVKISKNAL; this is encoded by the coding sequence TTGGATAAGAAGGAAGTATTGGAAGTATGGATAGATAAATATGCGCAACGTCTCGTTAGGCTTGCCTATACATATGTAAGAGATTATTTAAAGGCGGAAGACCAAGTACAAGAAGCGTTTATTAAGGCGTTTCATTCGATGGATCAATTAAAGAATAAAGAAGAGCCTTTTTCTTGGCTTGCACGAATTGTTATTAACGAATGTAAGAGTACTTATAGAAAATCTTTACGGGAGGTTATATCGGATTTTATTCCTGAAAGAAAGCAGGAAAGCAGTGAGGATGCATATCTTCAAAGCGTGAAGGAAGAAGAGATACATAATGCCGTCAATGAACTACCGAAGCACTATAGTCTACCAATAACGCTTTTTTATTTTGAAGAGCTGGCCATTCAGGAAATTTCTCAAATTTTAAATCTTAATATAGGTACAGTAAAATCCAGACTTGCTCGTGGTCGGCAATTATTAAGCAGGAAAATCAAGGAGGATGGATATGGAGGAAAAAGAGTTAAGATCAGCAAAAATGCACTTTAA
- a CDS encoding MFS transporter, translating to MEQSSTAKQLPENNIDDNNSKMPLKRVLAYASTDTAGNLLYCTLTSFIMYFYTDVFGISIAATGTILLVARIFDALDAPIWGLIIDHTNTKHGKNRPYWLWLAVPFGVMFFLTFLAPDLSGNAKVIYALITYILMGIVYTGIATPITAILPNLTNNSNERVRLNSWRSNGGMIGYLITASFTLPLVAFFGNGNDKLGFQVTVGIYAVIAIALMLFAFAGTKEINTKTIKSIPIRQSFRAVKGNWPWITLVLAFIFYWLGNTSRTSTLIYYSQYNLDQKSLASILNGLVVFQMISITIIPFIVKKFLKTHTQILGFAVAAIGQIIIAFAGASTSMIIFGWVIASLGTGIAVTLPFAMLSDTVDYGEWKTGIRASGFLTAIGSSFCIKIGAGLGSFIPSIIMDKAGYVANATQTASSLAAIKFCFTWLPAIFFIVGAVIMLNYKKYEKNEEKVRNELLLKR from the coding sequence ATGGAACAAAGCAGCACAGCTAAACAGTTACCAGAAAATAATATCGATGATAATAATTCAAAAATGCCCCTAAAACGCGTGTTAGCTTATGCAAGTACAGATACAGCCGGAAATTTGCTTTATTGTACGCTTACTAGTTTTATCATGTATTTTTATACCGATGTCTTTGGGATTTCTATTGCAGCAACAGGAACAATATTGCTGGTTGCCCGGATATTCGATGCATTAGATGCACCTATTTGGGGATTAATCATCGACCATACGAACACAAAACACGGAAAGAACCGCCCGTATTGGCTCTGGCTGGCCGTTCCTTTTGGTGTCATGTTCTTTTTAACATTTTTAGCTCCAGACTTATCGGGAAATGCGAAGGTAATTTACGCTTTAATCACCTATATTCTAATGGGGATTGTCTACACAGGAATTGCCACACCAATTACAGCAATTTTGCCGAACTTAACAAATAACTCCAATGAGCGTGTGCGCTTAAATTCATGGAGAAGCAATGGCGGCATGATCGGTTATTTAATTACTGCGTCCTTCACTCTGCCGCTTGTAGCCTTTTTTGGAAACGGAAACGATAAACTAGGCTTCCAAGTAACGGTTGGAATTTACGCTGTTATAGCAATTGCTTTAATGCTGTTCGCCTTCGCAGGAACAAAGGAAATCAATACAAAAACAATCAAATCCATCCCAATTCGCCAAAGCTTCAGAGCAGTTAAAGGAAATTGGCCATGGATAACATTAGTGCTTGCCTTCATCTTTTATTGGTTAGGCAACACATCAAGAACATCGACATTAATCTATTACTCTCAGTACAATTTGGATCAAAAATCTTTAGCATCCATACTAAATGGATTGGTCGTTTTCCAAATGATTTCAATCACGATTATTCCATTTATCGTGAAGAAATTTTTGAAAACGCACACACAAATCTTAGGCTTTGCTGTAGCAGCAATCGGTCAAATAATTATTGCCTTCGCAGGAGCAAGTACGTCGATGATTATCTTTGGCTGGGTTATTGCTTCACTAGGAACAGGAATCGCCGTTACCTTGCCGTTTGCCATGCTGTCTGACACAGTCGACTATGGCGAATGGAAAACAGGTATCCGTGCCAGCGGCTTCCTAACAGCAATCGGCAGCTCCTTCTGTATCAAAATCGGAGCAGGATTAGGCAGCTTTATTCCATCTATCATTATGGATAAAGCAGGCTATGTAGCCAACGCCACCCAAACAGCTTCCTCACTTGCAGCGATTAAGTTCTGCTTCACATGGCTGCCGGCAATCTTCTTTATAGTTGGAGCAGTAATTATGCTTAATTATAAAAAGTATGAGAAGAATGAGGAGAAGGTTCGGAATGAGTTGTTGTTGAAGCGGTAA
- a CDS encoding AraC family transcriptional regulator, which yields MEIVSIAVPPFPIFIEGNITLYEKGTSHPDRSELEYFDIILVKKGRLYLTENKKEFIVNKNEMLLLLPFKHHFSTIPTDEETEFYWLHFYTNSYYTEENQPVKLESTIPIPALHFHNHSYTLHLQKQCTLVDYEEIYKKIDQLLAATTKENKDLSFWDIQISFFSLINLLESQGMAKDSGYIISEKVAQYIRDHYHKPITNTILAKEFNIHENTIAKYMKRFYKVTALEYLNTYRLEQARILLLKTDYPIQSVAEQCGFSYGPYFSSAFKKTYDISPLNYRKKHMGKEK from the coding sequence ATGGAAATAGTTTCAATCGCTGTACCACCCTTTCCTATCTTTATTGAAGGCAATATAACGTTATATGAAAAAGGAACAAGCCATCCGGACAGAAGCGAATTGGAGTATTTTGATATTATTCTTGTGAAGAAAGGCCGGCTGTATTTAACGGAGAATAAGAAAGAATTTATAGTTAATAAGAATGAGATGCTGCTCTTACTGCCCTTCAAACACCATTTCTCCACCATTCCGACAGATGAGGAGACAGAGTTTTATTGGCTGCATTTCTATACAAACAGCTACTATACAGAAGAAAATCAACCTGTGAAGCTAGAATCAACGATTCCCATCCCAGCATTGCATTTCCATAATCACAGTTACACACTGCACCTGCAAAAACAATGCACTCTAGTTGATTATGAAGAAATTTATAAAAAAATAGACCAGCTGTTAGCGGCCACCACGAAGGAAAATAAGGATTTGTCTTTCTGGGATATTCAGATCAGCTTCTTCTCTCTTATCAATCTATTAGAATCACAAGGCATGGCAAAGGACAGCGGCTATATTATCTCTGAAAAAGTTGCCCAATATATACGCGATCATTATCACAAACCAATTACGAACACGATTCTGGCAAAAGAATTTAATATTCATGAAAATACGATTGCAAAGTATATGAAAAGATTCTATAAAGTAACGGCACTGGAATATTTAAATACGTACCGCCTAGAGCAAGCCCGAATTCTGCTCCTTAAAACAGATTATCCAATTCAGTCTGTTGCAGAGCAGTGCGGCTTTAGCTATGGTCCATATTTTTCCAGTGCTTTTAAAAAGACTTATGACATTTCGCCATTGAATTATCGGAAGAAGCATATGGGGAAAGAAAAATGA
- a CDS encoding helix-turn-helix domain-containing protein, with amino-acid sequence MMVELNAKALGEEVKRLRKLNKLSQTQLADGICTQATISGIEAGRGYPSVDILYIISIRLKVTLEYLYKILLNDAEDYIKETEELLEDLMKQKNYKEAYEICQSERKQGNRNLGYKFEQLIAWVHIVSGYYLQKYDYRIAIKELENLLDDDHPLFGQDFIDFRIQNSIAIIYAENSLFQKSLRQYKKILSYQEFLKQQHKFQIKLHYNISKLFFLQKEYIRSLEHADSGIALTKQKEDISMAGQLYFQRGECLEELDEDLDAVKEAYRKSLFIFELLGNEQYAAMVKEQKQDIFSSM; translated from the coding sequence ATGATGGTAGAGTTGAACGCTAAAGCACTTGGGGAAGAGGTTAAGCGGCTGCGGAAACTGAATAAGCTTTCACAAACACAGCTTGCAGACGGAATCTGTACACAGGCGACAATCAGCGGCATTGAAGCTGGCAGGGGCTATCCAAGTGTGGATATTCTGTATATTATCTCTATTCGCTTGAAGGTAACGCTAGAATATTTATATAAAATTCTCTTAAATGATGCCGAGGATTATATTAAAGAAACAGAAGAGCTTCTGGAAGATTTAATGAAACAAAAAAATTATAAAGAAGCCTATGAAATTTGTCAAAGTGAACGAAAGCAAGGAAACAGAAATCTCGGCTATAAATTCGAACAGCTGATAGCGTGGGTGCATATTGTGTCTGGTTATTATCTGCAAAAATACGATTATCGAATCGCTATCAAGGAACTGGAGAATCTTCTCGATGATGATCATCCCCTTTTCGGGCAAGACTTCATTGATTTCCGTATTCAAAACAGCATCGCTATCATCTATGCAGAAAACAGCCTGTTTCAGAAAAGCCTGCGGCAATATAAAAAAATCCTTTCTTATCAAGAATTTTTGAAACAGCAGCATAAATTCCAAATTAAGCTTCATTATAATATTTCGAAATTATTCTTTCTGCAAAAAGAATATATACGGTCCTTAGAGCATGCCGACAGCGGCATCGCTCTTACTAAACAAAAGGAAGATATCTCAATGGCCGGCCAGCTGTATTTCCAGCGGGGAGAATGCTTAGAAGAATTGGATGAGGACTTGGATGCTGTCAAAGAGGCATACAGGAAGTCGCTTTTTATCTTTGAACTGCTTGGAAATGAACAGTATGCAGCTATGGTGAAGGAACAAAAACAGGATATCTTCTCTTCTATGTAA
- a CDS encoding TetR/AcrR family transcriptional regulator, which yields METTTTKSDPRVLRTRQLILDAFTVLIQEKDFKDITVKDITEKATINRATFYAHFLDKYELLDLTLLDGFRETLHQRLSCHAVFNENSLSSLFYVMCQYHQELSGQCAKNYESLGDHFQNKMIEAVYDVILHLLEHETNPKDEHIAIATSLSWGIYGASYTWNKEGRKRSVEELIEQVVPMWTSGLEHYFKG from the coding sequence ATGGAAACGACCACAACAAAAAGCGACCCAAGAGTACTTAGAACGAGACAGCTTATTTTGGATGCCTTTACTGTTTTAATCCAGGAGAAGGATTTCAAAGACATAACCGTCAAGGATATCACGGAAAAAGCAACCATCAACAGAGCAACCTTTTATGCACATTTCCTCGATAAATATGAGCTGTTGGACCTGACATTACTTGATGGTTTCAGAGAAACATTGCATCAGCGTCTTTCTTGTCATGCCGTCTTCAACGAAAATTCACTGAGCAGCCTATTTTACGTGATGTGCCAATACCATCAAGAATTAAGCGGCCAATGTGCCAAAAACTATGAATCTCTCGGCGACCACTTCCAGAATAAGATGATTGAGGCAGTTTACGATGTCATCCTTCATCTTCTGGAGCATGAGACAAATCCGAAGGACGAGCATATCGCAATAGCCACCTCATTAAGCTGGGGCATTTACGGAGCGAGTTACACTTGGAATAAAGAAGGCAGAAAAAGATCTGTAGAAGAGCTTATTGAGCAGGTTGTACCGATGTGGACAAGCGGTTTAGAGCATTATTTTAAGGGATAA
- a CDS encoding FMN-dependent NADH-azoreductase, which translates to MANVLFIKANSRPADQAVSVQLYDAFLQSYKETHPEDTITELDLFQENLPYLDNDKINGMFKLARGMELTEGEKAASDLVTKYLDQFLAADKVVFGFPLWNFTVPAVLHTYLDYLSQAGKTFRYTAEGPEGLVGDKKVMLLNAAGGVYSEGPAASVELAVRYVKTILAFWGVQNPETIIIEGHNQNPDQAAEIIAAGVSKAATAAAKF; encoded by the coding sequence ATGGCAAACGTATTATTCATAAAAGCAAACTCACGTCCAGCTGATCAAGCAGTGAGCGTTCAGTTATATGATGCTTTCTTGCAAAGCTACAAAGAAACTCATCCAGAAGACACAATCACTGAATTGGATCTTTTCCAAGAAAACCTTCCTTACTTGGACAACGACAAAATCAACGGTATGTTCAAGCTTGCTAGAGGAATGGAATTAACAGAAGGCGAAAAAGCTGCATCTGACCTAGTAACTAAATACTTGGATCAATTCCTTGCTGCTGATAAAGTAGTATTCGGTTTCCCATTGTGGAACTTCACTGTGCCTGCAGTATTGCACACATACCTTGACTACTTGAGCCAAGCAGGCAAAACTTTCCGTTACACTGCTGAAGGTCCAGAAGGCCTTGTTGGCGATAAGAAAGTTATGCTATTGAACGCTGCTGGCGGCGTTTACTCTGAAGGACCTGCTGCTTCTGTTGAATTAGCAGTTCGTTATGTAAAAACAATCCTTGCATTCTGGGGCGTACAAAATCCTGAAACAATTATCATTGAAGGACACAACCAAAACCCAGATCAAGCTGCAGAAATCATTGCTGCTGGTGTTTCTAAAGCTGCTACTGCTGCTGCAAAATTCTAA
- the allB gene encoding allantoinase AllB, translating into MVMFDMLIQNGKVVFPDKVQTTNIGVKDGRIVAIGAELAGADSVIDAAGQYVFPGMIDVHVHFSDPGRDYWEGFCTGSQMMAAGGVTTFFDMPLNGIPSTVNKEALYLKSDRGKAESYTDFALWGGLVPGNEEDLAELAEEGVIGFKAFLSTTGNKEFENVDDITLLNGMKIIAGLGKVLALHSESGPITDWLAARKIEAGHVTADDYLETRPVAAEAEAVQRALYYAEVTGCPLHFVHISSHEAITKIEEAKKKGMDVTVETCPHYLLFNHEALREYGPVAKCAPPLRKQDEQEKLIKLLIDQKFDMISSDHSPCTSDLKDSAVYNIFQAWGGISGGQFSFLSMMELALKYEIPFEQIANITALNPAERFGLKAKGKIAEGYDADFILVSTDEPFTVSEDNFFAKNKISLYIGHTFPCRINSTINRGKLLFHDGRIQAAGPEGEWIKPVQQIEIKSYTKSV; encoded by the coding sequence ATAGTAATGTTTGATATGCTGATTCAGAACGGAAAGGTTGTTTTTCCTGATAAAGTACAGACAACAAATATCGGAGTTAAAGACGGCAGGATTGTGGCGATTGGTGCTGAGTTAGCAGGAGCAGACTCTGTTATTGATGCAGCTGGACAGTATGTTTTTCCAGGCATGATTGATGTGCATGTTCATTTCAGTGATCCTGGCCGTGATTATTGGGAAGGCTTTTGCACAGGCTCACAAATGATGGCAGCTGGCGGTGTGACAACCTTCTTTGATATGCCACTAAACGGCATTCCTTCTACTGTAAACAAAGAAGCTCTTTACTTGAAAAGTGACAGAGGAAAGGCAGAATCTTACACAGATTTCGCCTTATGGGGCGGACTTGTTCCTGGCAATGAAGAGGATTTAGCAGAGCTTGCAGAAGAGGGCGTGATTGGCTTTAAGGCATTCCTGTCTACAACAGGCAATAAGGAATTCGAAAATGTCGATGATATCACCTTGCTGAATGGAATGAAGATTATCGCCGGCTTAGGGAAGGTGCTTGCGCTTCACTCTGAAAGCGGTCCGATTACAGACTGGCTTGCTGCCCGTAAGATAGAGGCAGGACATGTAACAGCAGATGATTATTTAGAAACACGTCCGGTTGCTGCCGAAGCAGAAGCAGTACAGCGTGCTTTGTATTATGCAGAAGTAACTGGCTGTCCCTTGCATTTTGTTCATATCAGCTCACATGAGGCAATCACAAAGATTGAAGAGGCAAAGAAAAAAGGCATGGATGTTACCGTCGAAACATGCCCGCATTATTTGCTGTTTAACCATGAAGCACTGCGTGAGTACGGTCCTGTTGCTAAATGTGCTCCGCCTTTGCGCAAACAAGACGAACAGGAAAAGCTCATCAAACTCCTGATCGACCAGAAATTTGATATGATTTCCTCCGATCACTCCCCATGTACAAGTGATTTGAAGGACTCGGCTGTATATAATATTTTTCAAGCATGGGGCGGCATTAGCGGCGGCCAGTTTTCCTTCTTGTCGATGATGGAATTAGCGTTAAAATACGAGATTCCGTTTGAACAAATCGCCAATATCACAGCCTTAAATCCAGCCGAACGATTTGGACTGAAAGCAAAAGGTAAAATTGCTGAAGGCTATGACGCTGACTTTATCCTTGTGTCTACAGATGAACCATTTACTGTGAGTGAAGATAACTTCTTTGCGAAAAATAAAATCAGCTTATATATAGGCCATACTTTTCCTTGCAGAATAAACAGCACGATTAATCGAGGCAAACTTCTATTTCATGATGGAAGGATTCAGGCAGCTGGCCCTGAAGGAGAATGGATTAAACCAGTACAACAAATAGAAATCAAATCCTACACCAAAAGTGTTTAG
- a CDS encoding NCS1 family transporter, with amino-acid sequence MSTNLASQPIAEATLPNGGDVDESLRPKSVEERSVGKLSYMFMWIGDGVNLGNMTLGASLIVAGAATLNLMQTFVAAIIAIGIISIFFTLNDRLGYKTGVPYVMQLRMSFGIKGSAITALLRGVPAIIWFGFQSWLGGTALNEIAKIVTGGAFDNTVICFVVIQLVQIVLSLYGFHAIKWVEILASVVIMLGLVYVFYLLMASHREIIAERWVHSEGTWGLPFFAFIMVFLGNYAAIFLSAADYSRELKSGVSSTKRGFLYFSPIFIAYGFVLTIGAMLASATGISNPVKAFAVVVDNPYITAAVSAFIVIGAIAVNMVANIIPPTYVITMLTKAKYKVAVIITGLLAFGSFPWVLVQDDSAAGLNTFVLIYSAFLGPIVAILLVEYYLLRRQTVNVADLYDETGPFAGFNPCAIIAMLLGAGAAFIEVDLGWIVGVIVGGLSYFLLMKYTFKDSVFKKGTIFER; translated from the coding sequence ATGTCTACAAACTTGGCAAGTCAACCAATTGCAGAAGCAACACTTCCAAATGGGGGAGATGTAGATGAATCATTAAGACCGAAATCGGTTGAAGAAAGAAGTGTCGGTAAGCTTTCGTACATGTTCATGTGGATTGGTGATGGCGTTAATTTAGGGAATATGACCTTAGGTGCAAGCTTGATTGTCGCTGGAGCAGCAACGCTGAATCTTATGCAAACATTCGTAGCTGCGATTATTGCGATTGGAATTATATCTATATTTTTTACATTGAATGACCGGCTCGGTTATAAAACGGGAGTTCCTTATGTTATGCAGCTGCGGATGTCTTTTGGGATCAAGGGTTCTGCCATTACAGCTTTATTGCGTGGAGTTCCTGCCATCATCTGGTTTGGCTTCCAAAGCTGGCTTGGCGGTACAGCTTTGAATGAGATTGCGAAAATAGTGACAGGCGGTGCTTTTGATAATACGGTTATCTGCTTTGTAGTGATACAGCTAGTGCAAATTGTTCTTTCTTTATATGGATTCCACGCAATTAAATGGGTCGAGATTTTAGCATCTGTTGTTATCATGCTGGGACTTGTTTATGTGTTTTATCTTCTTATGGCATCACACCGCGAAATTATTGCAGAAAGATGGGTTCATTCTGAAGGGACATGGGGGCTGCCATTCTTTGCATTCATCATGGTGTTCCTCGGCAACTATGCAGCCATTTTCCTAAGTGCAGCAGATTACTCTCGTGAGTTGAAATCAGGTGTCAGCAGCACAAAGCGCGGCTTCTTATACTTCTCACCAATCTTCATTGCTTATGGTTTTGTTCTTACAATCGGTGCGATGCTTGCATCAGCAACAGGTATCTCAAATCCGGTCAAAGCATTTGCAGTAGTGGTTGATAATCCTTATATAACGGCAGCTGTTTCGGCATTTATTGTGATTGGTGCTATTGCTGTAAATATGGTAGCGAACATCATTCCGCCAACATATGTGATTACCATGCTGACAAAAGCGAAATACAAAGTTGCTGTCATCATTACTGGCCTGCTTGCATTTGGTTCATTCCCATGGGTGCTTGTCCAAGATGATTCAGCAGCCGGCTTGAACACATTTGTGTTAATCTACTCCGCCTTTTTAGGTCCAATTGTTGCCATCTTGCTCGTAGAATATTATCTATTGCGAAGACAAACGGTGAATGTTGCTGATTTATATGACGAAACCGGCCCGTTTGCAGGCTTCAATCCTTGTGCAATTATTGCGATGCTGCTCGGTGCAGGTGCTGCATTTATTGAAGTAGATCTCGGCTGGATTGTTGGAGTTATTGTTGGCGGATTGTCGTACTTCCTGTTGATGAAATATACCTTTAAAGATTCGGTCTTCAAGAAAGGAACAATATTCGAGCGGTAA
- a CDS encoding YdhK family protein, which translates to MKWRMLGLPILAVAIIMGSCTANNDNETDHNHTDEEHTHTGTAELPEGLELAAEPKFIDGSQVTILADHMKGMKDAEGTVLSSYDTIAYEVSYTPVGGGEMVHNHKWVVQEEIKDAGNEKLAPGTEVTLEADHMEGMKGAEAVIDAAVETTVYMVDYTPANGGEKVTNHKWLTEDELEAR; encoded by the coding sequence ATGAAGTGGAGAATGCTAGGATTGCCAATACTAGCAGTTGCCATCATTATGGGCAGTTGTACTGCAAATAACGATAATGAAACAGACCATAATCATACAGATGAAGAACATACACATACAGGCACTGCTGAACTGCCAGAAGGATTAGAGCTTGCCGCTGAACCAAAATTCATTGACGGCAGCCAAGTGACCATCCTCGCTGATCATATGAAGGGCATGAAAGATGCTGAAGGAACGGTGCTAAGCTCCTATGATACGATTGCATATGAAGTATCCTATACTCCTGTTGGCGGAGGCGAAATGGTGCATAACCACAAATGGGTCGTGCAGGAGGAAATAAAAGACGCCGGCAACGAAAAGCTTGCCCCAGGAACAGAAGTAACCCTAGAAGCGGACCATATGGAAGGTATGAAAGGCGCAGAAGCAGTGATCGATGCAGCGGTAGAAACTACTGTTTACATGGTCGACTATACACCAGCAAACGGTGGAGAAAAAGTGACGAATCATAAGTGGCTGACAGAGGATGAACTCGAGGCTAGATAG
- a CDS encoding LysE family transporter, producing MLEAAIHGMLLALGLILPLGVQNIFIFNQGAGHRKFRSSLPAILTASICDTLLILLAVLGVSLFLFQFIWLKNLLFIAGACFLIYMGYAIWKSKPKTDGGHTLTPGKQVGFAMSVSLLNPHAIMDTVGVIGTSSLIYSGTEKQLFTLACIAVSWVWFFCLAIAGRMLGKADKSGKLLVLLNKASALVMWAMAIVMVKQLL from the coding sequence ATGCTAGAAGCAGCTATTCATGGAATGTTATTAGCACTAGGGCTCATCCTGCCTTTAGGTGTGCAAAATATATTTATTTTTAACCAAGGAGCAGGCCACAGGAAGTTCCGCAGCAGTTTGCCTGCCATTTTGACAGCAAGCATTTGTGACACCTTGTTGATTTTGCTTGCAGTATTAGGAGTATCGTTGTTTTTATTTCAATTCATTTGGCTGAAAAACCTCCTCTTTATAGCAGGGGCATGCTTCCTTATCTATATGGGCTATGCAATATGGAAAAGCAAGCCGAAGACAGACGGCGGCCACACACTTACACCTGGTAAGCAAGTCGGCTTTGCCATGTCCGTTTCGCTGTTGAATCCACATGCAATTATGGATACAGTCGGAGTAATCGGCACAAGCTCGCTTATCTACAGCGGCACAGAAAAGCAGCTGTTTACTCTAGCCTGCATCGCCGTATCTTGGGTTTGGTTTTTCTGCTTGGCAATTGCCGGAAGAATGCTAGGCAAAGCAGATAAGTCAGGAAAGCTGCTTGTTCTGCTCAACAAAGCTTCCGCTCTCGTTATGTGGGCAATGGCAATTGTGATGGTCAAACAGCTTCTATAA